Proteins encoded together in one bacterium window:
- the cyoE gene encoding protoheme IX farnesyltransferase, which yields MRNNIKIFFELTKVKITSFVTVTTAFGYIAATIQIDVGIIPVLLGVLLLAFGSAALNHYQEKDFDAKMNRTKNRPIPSGRISSSLALLISSLLVISGSIVLIVFTNLLVLSLGLLNLVWYNLIYTLLKRKTPFAIIPGSFVGAIPPMIGWAAAGGSLIDPQMIIIAFFFFIWQIPHFWLLLLVMDNEYRQAGFPTLSMLFSKEQLSRITFIWIISTAVTGLMIPLFGIVSQLWVDIALFVSGVLLTWKAFGLLVESNDYSAFRLNFKSINYFALSVVFFVSIDKLIS from the coding sequence TTGAGAAACAATATTAAAATATTTTTTGAGTTAACGAAAGTAAAGATAACCTCATTCGTTACGGTAACAACTGCATTCGGTTATATTGCGGCAACTATTCAAATTGATGTAGGAATTATCCCTGTTCTGTTAGGTGTGCTATTACTTGCATTCGGATCAGCAGCTTTGAATCATTATCAGGAAAAAGATTTTGACGCAAAAATGAATAGGACAAAAAACAGACCCATTCCATCTGGAAGAATTTCATCATCATTGGCTCTGTTAATATCATCGTTGCTTGTAATATCAGGCTCAATAGTTTTAATCGTATTTACTAATCTTCTGGTTCTTTCACTTGGATTGTTAAACCTTGTCTGGTATAATTTGATTTACACATTATTAAAAAGAAAAACACCATTTGCAATTATTCCCGGTTCATTTGTAGGGGCAATCCCTCCGATGATCGGATGGGCTGCGGCTGGTGGTTCATTAATTGATCCGCAAATGATAATCATTGCATTTTTCTTTTTTATCTGGCAGATACCGCATTTCTGGTTGCTCCTTTTAGTAATGGATAACGAATATAGACAAGCAGGCTTTCCAACTTTATCAATGTTGTTCAGCAAAGAACAGTTATCAAGGATTACTTTTATCTGGATAATTTCTACTGCAGTGACTGGTTTGATGATTCCTTTGTTTGGAATTGTTTCTCAGCTGTGGGTTGATATTGCTTTGTTCGTAAGCGGAGTTTTGCTTACCTGGAAAGCTTTCGGGTTGCTGGTTGAATCGAACGATTATTCAGCATTCAGACTCAATTTTAAATCAATAAATTATTTTGCGCTAAGTGTAGTTTTTTTCGTATCGATTGACAAGCTCATTTCATAA
- a CDS encoding T9SS type A sorting domain-containing protein, producing the protein MWNLPQFSGEPGNSPINIFSQAGEQNKYYYDICFSGSEDGGKNWIEPSLLVNVPHEANYWVNISGIVHNGWSGTSLDFNYIYYYDEIPGAAILGENSFGTNCTWKYNVLTPGIINVDDEDISAVDFNLMQNYPNPFNPSTVISYQLSVSGDVTLKVFDILGNEVATLVNELKPAGNYEVEFDASSLTSGVYFYKLQAGTFVDTKKMVLLK; encoded by the coding sequence ATGTGGAATCTTCCACAATTTTCCGGAGAACCGGGCAATAGTCCAATAAATATCTTTTCACAAGCTGGTGAACAGAATAAATACTATTACGATATCTGTTTTTCAGGCTCCGAAGATGGTGGAAAAAACTGGATTGAACCGAGCTTACTTGTGAATGTTCCGCATGAAGCAAATTATTGGGTAAATATCAGCGGTATTGTCCATAATGGTTGGAGTGGAACTTCATTAGATTTTAACTATATCTATTACTATGATGAAATTCCGGGAGCTGCTATACTTGGTGAAAACTCATTCGGAACAAATTGTACGTGGAAGTATAATGTACTAACACCGGGTATAATTAATGTTGATGACGAAGACATTTCGGCAGTTGATTTTAATTTAATGCAAAACTATCCCAATCCATTCAACCCTAGTACGGTAATCAGTTATCAGTTATCGGTGAGCGGTGATGTAACTCTGAAAGTATTCGATATTTTGGGTAATGAAGTAGCTACATTAGTAAACGAACTAAAGCCTGCAGGAAATTATGAAGTTGAATTCGATGCTTCATCTCTTACAAGTGGTGTTTATTTCTATAAGTTACAGGCTGGAACTTTTGTTGATACAAAAAAGATGGTATTACTGAAATAA
- a CDS encoding glycosyltransferase: MKKKIILIGPVFPYRGGNALFVTHTYESLKDHFEVKIYNYKLLYPSILFPGTTQFDQSKEQVFKVPSERIINSINPFNWIKAAGMIKKENADLVVFDWWHPFFGFCHGVISFLIRKKYKNKILFITENVVSHEANAIDKLLTKIGLMSASKFLALSGIVEKEVQQFSKEKKVYRSELPVYDCYKHSDQADSRMFKIEFGFEEDSLILLFFGYVRKYKGLDILIEAFPNILSSNQNARLLIVGEFYDNPSEYFESIRKLKIEDKVKVINQFVPNEEVGKYYQAADVVILPYRSATQSGILNVAYGFYKPVIVTDVGGLAEFVDEGKTGFVVKPNSPEAIAEGVQKFLPVKDKVDFTTYINERNQKNSFNQLPEVFERILEESR, translated from the coding sequence TTGAAGAAAAAAATAATCCTCATTGGTCCGGTTTTTCCATACAGAGGTGGAAATGCATTGTTTGTAACACACACCTATGAATCATTAAAGGATCATTTTGAAGTCAAGATTTACAATTACAAACTTCTTTATCCCTCAATTCTATTTCCCGGAACAACTCAGTTTGATCAAAGTAAGGAACAGGTATTCAAAGTTCCAAGCGAGCGGATTATCAATTCAATTAATCCATTCAACTGGATAAAAGCTGCAGGAATGATCAAGAAAGAAAATGCCGATCTGGTTGTTTTTGACTGGTGGCATCCTTTTTTTGGATTTTGTCACGGAGTTATTTCATTTCTCATCAGGAAAAAATATAAAAATAAAATACTCTTCATAACAGAAAACGTTGTCTCCCACGAAGCAAATGCTATCGATAAATTACTTACTAAGATCGGATTGATGTCCGCATCAAAATTTTTAGCGCTTTCGGGAATAGTTGAAAAAGAAGTACAGCAGTTTTCTAAAGAGAAAAAAGTTTATAGATCGGAATTGCCTGTCTACGATTGCTACAAACACAGTGATCAAGCTGATTCAAGAATGTTCAAAATAGAATTTGGTTTTGAAGAAGATTCACTCATTTTATTGTTCTTCGGATATGTAAGAAAATATAAAGGACTGGATATTCTTATTGAAGCATTCCCAAATATTCTTTCTTCAAATCAAAATGCACGACTGCTGATTGTCGGTGAGTTTTATGATAATCCTTCTGAATATTTTGAGTCGATAAGGAAATTAAAAATTGAAGACAAAGTAAAAGTTATTAATCAGTTTGTTCCCAATGAAGAAGTTGGGAAATATTACCAGGCTGCAGATGTTGTGATTCTTCCCTACCGCAGCGCTACTCAAAGCGGAATATTGAATGTCGCTTATGGATTTTATAAGCCGGTTATTGTAACCGATGTCGGCGGATTAGCAGAGTTTGTCGATGAAGGCAAAACAGGATTTGTTGTTAAACCGAATTCTCCTGAAGCAATTGCAGAGGGAGTTCAGAAATTTCTTCCCGTAAAAGATAAAGTGGATTTTACTACCTACATAAATGAAAGAAACCAGAAGAACAGTTTTAACCAGCTGCCGGAAGTGTTCGAGAGGATACTGGAAGAGAGTAGATAA
- the clpP gene encoding ATP-dependent Clp endopeptidase proteolytic subunit ClpP: MKDKIEIFNQLVPYVIEQTGRGERGMDIYSRLLRERIIFIGMPIDDHVASLTIAQLIFLEAEDSQKDINLYINSPGGSVTAGMAIYDTMRYIKPEVATICVGMAASMGAILLAGGAQGKRSALPHSKIMIHQPWIGGLQGQTTDIEIHAKEMLKTRDSLYKILAKHTGKSVEQITKDCDRDYFLTSEEAKEYKLIDNVLETRLPIEKK, translated from the coding sequence ATGAAAGACAAAATAGAAATTTTTAACCAACTCGTTCCTTATGTTATAGAACAAACAGGACGCGGCGAACGTGGAATGGATATTTACTCACGTTTGCTTCGTGAGCGAATTATATTTATCGGTATGCCGATAGATGACCATGTGGCAAGTCTGACGATTGCACAATTAATTTTCCTTGAAGCTGAAGATTCACAAAAAGATATCAATCTTTATATCAACAGTCCGGGTGGAAGTGTGACTGCTGGAATGGCTATTTACGATACGATGCGCTACATTAAACCGGAAGTAGCAACAATTTGCGTTGGAATGGCAGCTAGTATGGGAGCAATTCTACTAGCAGGCGGTGCACAAGGAAAACGTTCAGCTTTGCCACATTCTAAAATAATGATCCATCAACCATGGATTGGCGGATTGCAGGGACAAACAACAGACATCGAAATTCATGCAAAAGAGATGCTTAAGACCAGAGACTCTCTTTACAAAATTTTAGCAAAGCACACCGGAAAATCCGTCGAACAAATTACAAAGGATTGCGACAGAGACTACTTCCTGACTTCAGAAGAAGCTAAAGAATATAAGTTGATTGATAACGTTTTGGAAACACGATTACCGATCGAAAAAAAATAA
- a CDS encoding T9SS type A sorting domain-containing protein: MSFTNNDPDFSGFRMKGRGFEINETMTNVFYAVSNAVTPDTGRTLSLDKTSGNGTLLGKSNFADLRGLSIDPITNIMYGLVPSGSSTDLVRVNATEGDAYTLYTLPGLFMVGLDFDTSGVLYGALQSGGIYTIDLSNGSTTQVTTTVQLTSIAFDPTTNELWATPRVVVGQKDRIFKIDLSTGDTTIIGRTGFNVQTNDLAFDETGALYGVIGGAADIGKLISIDKTTAVGTEVGETGYTNVQSLAYRNSGTSSIGEGNELPVTFSLGQNYPNPFNPTTRIEFTLPVASDVELVVYNLLGQEIVTLLSEQKPAGYHSVIWNANDSKGIKLSSGIYFYKLKASGVEGSEFQDIKKMILLK, from the coding sequence ATGAGTTTCACAAATAACGACCCTGATTTCTCTGGATTCAGGATGAAAGGTCGTGGATTCGAAATAAACGAAACAATGACAAACGTATTTTATGCAGTATCAAATGCTGTAACACCAGATACTGGCAGGACACTCTCGTTAGATAAAACTTCAGGTAATGGTACTCTTCTTGGAAAATCAAATTTTGCTGACTTACGTGGATTGTCCATCGATCCGATAACAAATATTATGTATGGATTAGTTCCTAGTGGTTCTAGTACTGATCTTGTTAGAGTAAATGCAACAGAAGGAGATGCTTATACTTTATATACACTTCCTGGTTTATTTATGGTAGGACTTGATTTTGATACATCGGGTGTATTATATGGCGCACTCCAAAGCGGAGGGATATATACAATAGATTTATCTAATGGTTCAACCACTCAAGTTACAACTACAGTGCAGCTTACATCAATTGCATTCGATCCAACAACTAATGAGTTATGGGCAACACCTCGAGTTGTAGTAGGACAAAAAGATAGAATATTCAAAATAGATTTGTCTACCGGAGATACTACAATAATAGGTCGAACAGGATTTAACGTACAGACAAATGATCTTGCATTTGATGAGACGGGTGCATTGTATGGTGTGATAGGAGGAGCAGCAGATATTGGCAAACTAATTTCTATAGATAAAACAACAGCAGTGGGAACTGAAGTAGGAGAGACAGGATATACAAATGTTCAATCATTAGCTTATCGAAATAGTGGTACTAGCTCAATCGGAGAAGGTAATGAACTACCAGTGACATTTTCATTAGGTCAAAACTATCCTAACCCGTTCAACCCAACTACAAGGATAGAATTTACTTTACCCGTTGCATCCGATGTTGAACTTGTTGTTTATAATCTACTTGGTCAGGAAATAGTAACTCTACTAAGTGAACAAAAACCAGCCGGATATCATTCTGTTATATGGAATGCGAATGATTCAAAAGGAATTAAGCTTAGCAGTGGAATATATTTCTACAAATTAAAAGCTTCAGGTGTTGAAGGAAGTGAGTTTCAGGATATTAAAAAGATGATTCTTCTGAAGTAA
- a CDS encoding M6 family metalloprotease domain-containing protein, which yields MRKITSSVTLLFVVFYVTINFAQVSPKKGVKPPADILEIQQMIQSEYSNGYYAEKFRERKNIREKISQGLLSESALVTDTVFALTLMGQFMDLPGFYTQEQFQAKLYDGPNPTGTVTDYYTEVSYNQLHFTGDAKGWYNVNGNIQNYSPGSSSGGPKFVVELIQSSDPTLNFADYIQYYDAQNKPHIGFLAVVHSGAGAEAGANNIWSHRWNFTVYSGGPITTNDIDPNSGFNVIIDGPYAIMPERNGGNNNEGSLIEIGVFAHEFGHIFGLPDLYDTDGSSEGLGNWCLMAAGSWGGNDSSPETPVHMSAWCKKQMGWVTPINISSLEKELSIPNVEENPVVYRIWLNGTITQQYFLVENRQKIGFDANIYDSGLLIYHVDDAVGSNQNENHYKVDLEQADGNRNLNNGQNRGDAGDPFPGATNNRRFDWNTNPDSKDYVLNNTFVSVRKIDKNGNTMIGNLDINPGPFLYTEKETVLFELAFGETPLVKSVTLSNYGFEDLTINSITSQAGPFTLLTQPTYPVTLSTNESLTLEIQFDPGNLGMYQEFMEINDNDPSIEGLNLKGTAYQLNPANTNIFYASANASLPDTGVTLSLNKLTGEGTVLGESNFADIRALTVHPQTNILYGIVPGNTSSDLVRVNATEGDAYTCYNLPGLGFMVGVAFDTSGILYGAKQSGELYSIDLVTGATSLITTTVQLTAIAFDPTTNELWATPRVVVGQKDRIFKIDLSTGDTTVIGRTGFNVQTNDLAFDETGALYGVIGGVTDIGKLISINKTTAVGTEVGETGYTNVQSLAYRTSGTSSVDEIEQLPGTFSLGQNYPNPFNPTTKIEFQIAELGFVTLKIYDVIGNEIATLVNEQKPAGNYEIEFNSHSSLSGIKELPSGVYFYQLKSGNLVQTKKMLLIK from the coding sequence ATGAGAAAAATTACTTCTAGCGTTACACTACTCTTTGTCGTTTTCTATGTAACTATCAACTTTGCTCAGGTTTCACCAAAAAAAGGTGTTAAGCCTCCGGCTGACATTTTGGAAATTCAGCAAATGATTCAAAGTGAATATTCAAATGGATATTATGCAGAGAAGTTCAGAGAGAGGAAAAATATTAGAGAAAAGATTTCCCAAGGATTGCTTTCAGAATCTGCTTTGGTGACAGATACTGTTTTTGCTCTTACATTGATGGGACAATTCATGGATTTACCCGGTTTTTATACTCAAGAACAATTCCAAGCTAAGCTATACGATGGACCCAATCCAACAGGAACAGTGACAGATTATTATACAGAAGTTTCGTACAACCAACTACACTTTACCGGCGATGCTAAGGGTTGGTATAATGTAAATGGTAACATTCAAAATTATTCTCCAGGGTCTAGTAGCGGAGGACCAAAATTTGTTGTTGAATTAATTCAATCTTCAGATCCCACTTTAAACTTTGCAGATTATATTCAATATTATGATGCTCAAAACAAACCACACATTGGATTTCTCGCAGTCGTGCATTCAGGTGCTGGTGCTGAAGCAGGAGCTAATAATATTTGGTCACATAGATGGAATTTTACGGTATATAGCGGCGGACCAATTACTACTAATGATATTGATCCAAATTCTGGATTTAATGTGATTATTGACGGTCCTTATGCGATCATGCCTGAACGTAATGGTGGAAATAATAATGAAGGATCGCTCATCGAAATTGGTGTCTTTGCTCATGAGTTCGGTCATATTTTTGGATTACCTGATTTATATGACACGGATGGTTCATCCGAAGGATTAGGGAATTGGTGTTTAATGGCTGCGGGTTCCTGGGGAGGTAATGATTCATCACCTGAGACTCCTGTTCATATGAGTGCCTGGTGTAAAAAGCAAATGGGTTGGGTGACACCAATAAATATTAGTTCATTGGAGAAAGAACTTTCGATACCAAATGTAGAAGAAAATCCAGTTGTTTACAGAATTTGGCTTAATGGTACTATTACTCAGCAGTATTTTTTAGTTGAAAACAGGCAGAAGATTGGATTTGATGCAAACATTTATGATTCAGGTTTACTTATTTATCACGTTGATGATGCTGTTGGGAGTAATCAAAACGAAAATCATTATAAAGTCGATCTTGAACAGGCGGATGGTAATCGTAATTTAAACAATGGTCAAAATAGAGGAGATGCGGGAGATCCTTTCCCGGGTGCAACAAATAATAGAAGATTTGATTGGAATACAAATCCTGATAGTAAAGACTATGTTCTGAACAATACTTTTGTTTCAGTGAGGAAAATTGATAAAAATGGAAATACTATGATTGGGAACTTAGACATAAACCCAGGACCATTTCTATACACAGAAAAAGAAACCGTCTTATTTGAATTAGCTTTTGGAGAAACTCCCTTGGTTAAATCAGTAACATTATCAAATTATGGATTCGAGGATTTAACTATCAATTCTATTACCTCACAGGCTGGTCCTTTTACTTTATTGACTCAACCAACTTATCCGGTTACACTTTCTACAAATGAAAGTTTGACACTTGAAATTCAGTTTGATCCTGGTAATCTTGGAATGTATCAAGAGTTTATGGAAATTAATGATAATGATCCAAGTATTGAAGGATTGAACCTGAAAGGTACAGCCTATCAGTTGAATCCTGCAAATACAAATATTTTTTATGCTAGTGCAAACGCAAGTTTACCAGATACTGGAGTAACACTATCATTAAATAAATTAACAGGCGAAGGAACAGTGTTAGGTGAATCAAATTTTGCAGACATTCGTGCATTAACTGTACATCCACAAACAAACATTTTATACGGTATAGTCCCGGGCAATACAAGCAGTGATCTTGTAAGAGTAAATGCAACAGAAGGAGATGCATACACATGTTACAATCTACCCGGATTGGGATTTATGGTAGGAGTTGCATTTGATACTTCAGGAATTTTATATGGTGCAAAACAAAGTGGAGAATTATATTCTATAGATTTAGTTACTGGAGCGACTTCACTAATTACAACTACAGTTCAACTTACAGCAATTGCATTTGATCCAACAACTAATGAGTTATGGGCAACACCTCGAGTTGTAGTAGGACAAAAAGATAGAATATTCAAAATAGATTTGTCTACCGGAGATACAACAGTAATAGGACGAACAGGATTTAATGTACAGACAAATGATCTTGCTTTTGACGAAACAGGTGCATTGTATGGTGTGATAGGAGGAGTAACGGATATTGGCAAACTAATTTCTATCAATAAAACGACAGCAGTTGGAACTGAGGTAGGAGAAACAGGATATACCAATGTTCAGTCATTGGCCTATAGGACAAGTGGTACGAGCTCGGTAGATGAAATCGAACAATTACCGGGAACATTTTCGTTAGGACAGAATTATCCCAATCCATTTAATCCAACCACAAAAATTGAATTTCAAATTGCTGAGTTGGGATTTGTAACTTTGAAAATCTATGATGTTATAGGAAATGAAATTGCTACATTGGTCAACGAACAAAAACCAGCTGGAAATTATGAGATAGAGTTCAACAGTCATTCCAGCCTGTCCGGAATCAAGGAACTACCAAGCGGTGTTTACTTCTATCAATTAAAATCTGGAAATTTAGTTCAGACAAAGAAAATGCTGTTAATTAAATAA
- a CDS encoding magnesium chelatase, which yields MKLDSIKTLGELKQSGYKSNSIKDELRDNLIKFLMENKNPFEGIIGFDDTVIPDLQTAVLSRHDILFLGLRGQAKTKIARLMINLLDEYIPIVEGSELNDDPLNPLSVYAKEIISNEGDQTKISWIHRTERYTEKLATPDVSVADLIGDVDPIKAAALKLPYSDERVIHFGLIPRSHRAIFVINELPDLQARIQVALFNILQESDIQIRGFKVRLPLDIQFIFTANPEDYTNRGSIVTPLKDRIDSQILTHYPKSIEISKRITQQEANLTDDQKQKINPDEILLDLVEQIAFEARGSEYIDSKSGVSARLSISAYENLISTAERRRILNNEKETHLRVSDLFGVIPSITGKIELVYEGEQEGPAKVAQILIGKAIRNNFTKYFPTLDSLKKSQQPSPYQPIIDWFKKGNKADLMMDLTDKGYTELLHKIPQLENVVKKYQPSMNGNSRLLLMELLLFGLSEHSLLSRTKIEDGIQFRDMFSSMFTMPAEEDLEDEDDESQYKF from the coding sequence ATGAAGTTAGATAGTATTAAAACGCTCGGTGAATTAAAACAAAGCGGATATAAATCCAATTCAATTAAGGATGAATTAAGAGATAACCTGATAAAGTTTTTAATGGAAAATAAAAATCCATTTGAAGGCATAATCGGTTTTGATGATACTGTAATCCCCGATCTTCAGACTGCAGTTCTCTCACGACATGATATTTTGTTTCTTGGATTACGTGGACAGGCAAAAACTAAAATAGCAAGGCTGATGATCAACCTTCTCGATGAATATATTCCAATTGTTGAAGGTTCTGAATTGAACGATGATCCGTTGAATCCTCTTTCAGTTTATGCAAAGGAAATAATAAGTAATGAAGGTGATCAGACTAAAATTAGCTGGATTCACCGCACAGAGAGGTATACAGAAAAACTTGCAACACCTGATGTTTCTGTAGCTGATTTAATCGGCGATGTTGATCCGATAAAAGCTGCAGCACTTAAGCTCCCTTACTCTGATGAAAGAGTAATTCACTTTGGTTTAATCCCAAGATCACACAGAGCAATATTTGTAATAAACGAGCTTCCTGATCTTCAGGCAAGAATTCAGGTTGCACTGTTCAACATACTTCAGGAAAGCGATATTCAGATTCGCGGTTTCAAAGTAAGATTGCCTTTAGATATTCAATTCATCTTCACTGCAAATCCGGAAGACTATACAAACAGAGGTTCGATAGTTACGCCGTTAAAGGACAGAATTGACAGCCAGATACTCACGCACTATCCAAAGAGTATTGAAATATCAAAAAGAATAACTCAGCAGGAAGCAAACCTGACGGATGACCAAAAACAAAAAATAAATCCTGACGAAATATTGCTGGATCTTGTAGAACAAATCGCATTTGAAGCACGTGGAAGCGAATACATCGACTCAAAAAGTGGTGTCTCAGCACGTCTTTCCATTTCTGCATATGAAAATTTAATCAGCACAGCAGAGCGACGAAGAATTCTGAACAACGAAAAGGAAACTCACTTGAGAGTTAGCGATCTTTTTGGAGTGATCCCATCAATTACCGGAAAGATTGAACTTGTTTATGAGGGTGAACAGGAAGGTCCCGCTAAGGTCGCTCAAATATTAATTGGTAAAGCGATAAGAAATAATTTTACTAAATACTTCCCTACTCTGGATAGTTTGAAAAAATCTCAGCAGCCAAGTCCGTATCAGCCAATAATTGATTGGTTCAAGAAAGGCAACAAAGCAGATTTGATGATGGACTTAACTGATAAAGGATATACAGAACTTCTCCATAAAATTCCGCAGCTCGAAAATGTTGTCAAGAAATACCAGCCATCAATGAATGGAAATTCAAGACTTCTTTTGATGGAATTATTGTTGTTTGGATTATCAGAACATTCGCTGCTCAGCAGAACAAAGATTGAAGACGGAATTCAGTTCAGAGATATGTTTAGCTCGATGTTCACAATGCCAGCTGAAGAAGATTTAGAGGATGAAGACGATGAGTCTCAGTATAAGTTTTAG
- a CDS encoding VWA domain-containing protein has product MIGHRFTDFIPSDSSGNSFEDLLKVFLQLVTITSGDVSEALNWMNELDRQYNMTGEEYGMGDFIDELKERGYIKENEDGKTISLTTKSEMTIRRQSLEEIFGKLKKSARGNHRTPFSGHGDELTSDRREYNFGDTLEQIDMTDSIKNAQINHGIDDFKLTEKDLEIEERDFKGLTSTVLMIDVSHSMILYGEDRITPAKKVAMALSELITTKYPKDTLDIIAFGNDAWPIEIKDLPYLEVGPFHTNTVAGLQLAHDILRRRKTNNKQIFMITDGKPTCLKVGAKYYKNSFGLDRKIINKTLDQAAICRKHNIDITTFMIARDPYLQQFVREFTKINNGRAYYSSLTGLGDFLFEDYIRNRRKRVR; this is encoded by the coding sequence ATGATAGGACATAGATTTACAGATTTCATCCCAAGTGATAGTTCCGGAAACAGTTTTGAAGACTTGCTCAAAGTCTTTTTACAGCTTGTTACCATCACATCCGGGGATGTATCAGAAGCTTTAAACTGGATGAACGAGCTTGATCGTCAGTATAATATGACCGGGGAGGAATATGGAATGGGTGATTTTATTGATGAACTGAAAGAACGAGGTTACATAAAAGAAAATGAAGACGGAAAAACAATTTCATTGACTACTAAAAGTGAAATGACAATTAGAAGACAATCTCTTGAGGAAATATTTGGTAAACTTAAAAAATCTGCACGAGGAAATCATCGCACTCCTTTTTCAGGACACGGCGACGAACTAACATCCGATCGAAGGGAATATAATTTTGGTGATACTCTTGAGCAGATTGATATGACTGATTCAATTAAGAATGCTCAGATAAATCACGGGATTGATGATTTCAAATTAACTGAAAAAGATCTTGAGATTGAAGAACGAGATTTCAAAGGATTGACATCGACAGTGTTGATGATTGATGTTTCTCATTCGATGATTTTGTATGGTGAAGACAGAATCACTCCCGCAAAAAAAGTTGCGATGGCTTTATCAGAACTTATCACTACCAAATATCCAAAAGATACATTGGATATTATTGCATTTGGCAATGACGCATGGCCAATTGAAATAAAAGATCTCCCATATCTCGAAGTTGGACCTTTTCATACAAACACAGTCGCAGGATTACAATTAGCTCATGATATTCTTCGCAGGAGGAAGACAAATAACAAGCAAATTTTTATGATAACGGATGGTAAACCAACTTGTTTAAAGGTTGGTGCAAAATATTATAAGAACAGTTTTGGACTCGATAGAAAAATAATTAATAAAACTCTTGACCAGGCTGCAATTTGCAGGAAGCATAATATCGACATTACAACTTTTATGATTGCTCGCGATCCATATTTACAGCAATTTGTTCGTGAGTTTACAAAGATTAACAATGGCAGAGCTTATTACAGCAGCTTGACAGGTCTCGGCGATTTTCTTTTTGAAGATTATATACGTAACAGAAGAAAGAGAGTAAGGTAA